In one window of Opitutus sp. GAS368 DNA:
- a CDS encoding YncE family protein, whose translation MKIHKKLASLAFAAACVYASAAEEYHIIARYHIGGDDSRVDYLRVDPVNRHLFVAHTKLFEVMDIDTGKKVGEIAPAPRAHGVALVPELNRGFASCGNSNTIIMFDLKTLKTIAVIDSSGKNPDGIEYDPDTKRIYVANGSSGNVTIIDPAAGKVVGNVVLTSGKDSKLEAIGFDGAGRAFVNDEDMASTHVFDLKTLKALATWSLAPGEGGTGMAVDRAHHRIFATCANEKLVVLDSDTGKVVATPAIGEDPDAVFFDAATQTLFVSCLDGTMTVLHEDTPDSYSLVQTVATGPGAKTSALDNGKIYLPVMQFGTPPPPTKDKPEPRPPVIPGTLEVIVVGK comes from the coding sequence ATGAAAATACACAAAAAACTAGCATCCCTAGCCTTCGCGGCCGCCTGCGTCTATGCCTCGGCCGCCGAGGAATACCACATCATCGCCCGCTATCACATTGGCGGCGACGATTCGCGCGTCGACTATTTGCGCGTTGATCCCGTGAACCGCCACCTGTTCGTGGCCCATACCAAGCTTTTCGAGGTGATGGACATCGATACCGGCAAGAAGGTCGGTGAGATCGCTCCCGCGCCGCGCGCCCACGGCGTCGCCCTCGTGCCGGAGCTGAACCGCGGCTTCGCTTCGTGCGGCAATTCGAATACGATCATCATGTTCGACTTGAAGACGCTGAAGACCATCGCCGTCATCGACTCGTCGGGCAAGAATCCCGACGGGATTGAATATGATCCCGACACCAAGCGGATTTATGTGGCCAACGGGTCCTCGGGCAACGTCACGATCATCGATCCCGCCGCCGGCAAGGTCGTCGGCAACGTCGTCCTGACCTCCGGCAAGGACAGCAAGCTCGAGGCCATCGGATTTGACGGCGCCGGCCGGGCCTTTGTGAATGACGAGGATATGGCCAGCACGCACGTCTTCGACCTGAAGACACTCAAGGCCCTTGCCACGTGGTCCCTGGCTCCCGGGGAGGGCGGCACCGGCATGGCGGTCGATCGCGCGCATCACCGGATTTTTGCCACCTGCGCCAATGAAAAGCTGGTCGTCCTCGACAGCGACACCGGCAAGGTGGTCGCGACGCCGGCCATCGGCGAGGATCCCGACGCGGTGTTTTTCGATGCCGCCACGCAGACGCTCTTCGTCTCCTGCCTGGACGGCACGATGACGGTTCTCCACGAGGACACGCCTGACAGCTACAGCCTGGTGCAAACCGTCGCCACCGGCCCGGGGGCCAAGACGAGTGCCCTCGACAACGGGAAAATCTACCTGCCGGTGATGCAGTTCGGCACCCCGCCGCCGCCGACCAAGGACAAGCCTGAGCCCAGGCCGCCGGTCATTCCGGGTACCTTGGAAGTCATTGTCGTCGGAAAATAA
- a CDS encoding cytochrome c, whose amino-acid sequence MKKILAGVVIGICLPFVAGYLFVISGRMPVATKGSPLPFEKFLARKAQHAVMDPEAGKPSPLPVDEPNLLAGAHVYQAQCAVCHGRLGQPASAIAQGMFPQPPQLLPPKTGVTDDPVGETYWKVKNGIRLTGMPGYSGNLSDTELWQVSLLLRHADKLPVPVEAVLHQTK is encoded by the coding sequence ATGAAAAAAATCCTCGCCGGCGTTGTTATCGGGATATGCCTGCCTTTTGTGGCCGGCTATCTCTTCGTGATCTCGGGCCGCATGCCCGTGGCGACAAAGGGATCGCCGCTGCCCTTCGAGAAATTCCTCGCCCGCAAGGCCCAGCACGCGGTGATGGATCCCGAAGCCGGCAAGCCTTCTCCGCTTCCGGTCGACGAGCCCAATCTCCTCGCCGGCGCGCACGTCTACCAGGCCCAGTGTGCCGTTTGTCACGGCCGGCTCGGCCAGCCCGCATCAGCCATCGCCCAAGGCATGTTCCCCCAACCGCCGCAGCTCCTGCCACCGAAGACGGGTGTGACCGACGACCCGGTGGGCGAAACCTACTGGAAGGTAAAGAATGGCATCCGCCTCACCGGCATGCCGGGCTACAGCGGCAATCTTTCGGACACCGAGTTGTGGCAGGTCAGCCTGTTGCTGCGGCACGCGGACAAGTTGCCCGTCCCGGTCGAGGCGGTTCTTCACCAGACGAAATAG
- a CDS encoding response regulator transcription factor, which yields MRILIVEESPQLQHLLGLALREAGHVVDIAGDGAEGLHLAGTRGYAMIVLDVTLPRLDGLTLLLELRRRGQNVHVLFLTACAAVPDRVRGLEAGADDYMIKPFALAELLARVEAVNRRVAAKPQHRILVGDLEIDLRARCARLRGQLMELTAREFLLLEYLARRRSEVVSRADLEAHLYDDKVEPMSNVVASTICYLRQKFRAACGSDLIQTCGRLGYVLDRSTMALDEAG from the coding sequence ATGCGCATCCTGATTGTCGAGGAGTCGCCGCAACTCCAACACTTGCTGGGCCTGGCGCTCAGGGAGGCCGGCCATGTGGTCGATATTGCCGGCGATGGAGCGGAGGGGCTGCATCTGGCCGGGACCCGCGGTTACGCCATGATCGTTCTCGATGTCACGCTGCCCAGACTCGACGGTCTCACCCTGCTGTTGGAACTCCGCCGTCGCGGCCAGAACGTGCACGTGCTGTTCCTCACGGCTTGTGCGGCCGTGCCGGATCGCGTGCGCGGCCTCGAGGCGGGAGCCGACGACTATATGATAAAGCCCTTTGCGCTCGCGGAGCTGCTGGCCCGGGTTGAGGCGGTGAACCGGCGGGTCGCGGCAAAACCGCAACACCGCATCCTTGTCGGCGACCTGGAGATTGACCTGCGGGCCCGATGTGCGCGCCTGCGCGGCCAATTGATGGAGTTGACTGCGCGGGAATTCCTTCTGCTCGAGTATCTCGCCCGCCGGCGCAGTGAAGTGGTCTCGCGCGCGGACCTCGAGGCGCATCTCTATGACGATAAGGTGGAGCCGATGAGCAATGTCGTCGCCTCGACCATCTGCTATCTGCGCCAAAAATTCCGCGCGGCCTGTGGATCGGACCTGATCCAAACCTGCGGAAGGTTGGGTTACGTGCTTGATCGATCGACGATGGCTCTGGATGAAGCCGGCTAG
- a CDS encoding cache domain-containing protein → MNQPRSFLRAGILALTLALFVPPGSAQTAALPTEPPPGKAADNRIYAQQLVNDLLAANGDLLAVGLHAIPPGGTGYAIVAHSRDLIGKKDSVADVEMIKNDQTIIGPETTGYTTTPRMVVHEPLRDNQGRIVGLAVLSFRLEPGTTKLATHARASALMQALARKIPDVAALFQATP, encoded by the coding sequence ATGAACCAACCCCGGTCATTTCTCCGCGCGGGCATCCTGGCGCTGACGCTCGCGCTGTTTGTCCCGCCCGGGAGCGCGCAAACGGCCGCGTTACCAACCGAGCCCCCGCCGGGCAAGGCGGCGGACAACCGGATTTACGCCCAGCAGCTGGTCAATGATCTGCTGGCCGCAAACGGCGATCTCCTGGCCGTCGGGCTGCATGCGATCCCTCCGGGTGGGACCGGGTATGCGATCGTGGCCCACTCGCGCGACCTGATCGGCAAAAAGGATTCCGTCGCCGATGTCGAGATGATCAAAAACGACCAGACTATCATCGGACCGGAGACGACGGGTTATACGACCACCCCGCGCATGGTCGTCCACGAGCCTTTGCGCGACAACCAGGGCCGGATCGTGGGCCTGGCCGTCCTGTCCTTCCGGCTCGAACCGGGCACCACCAAACTCGCGACGCATGCCCGGGCCAGCGCGCTCATGCAGGCACTGGCCCGGAAAATACCGGACGTCGCCGCGCTTTTCCAAGCCACGCCCTGA